The DNA sequence GCACCGTAAAACACTgaattcgttttatttcattagttgaagttgaagcgatccaaaagaattgacagaatgagtaacttatactgaatcgctaaatttgacactgaagcgattcaattccactcaagttaagcgtcatggtacgaaaacacttgaagtgagtgaatgaaaatgtctgtatcgctgtcgctgaaccgtgcctgaactgaatcgcaaaagtaacgtcgtggtacgaatagcgatgcagttcagtttagagcctaaactaaatcgcattaagagagcgtggtagggccCCTGGTCACGACAATTAATGACAAAGTTGTGAAGTACAGCGCGCATTCGCATGAAGCCATACTATAGAGAAAGAACAAGGCCGGTCCACtggttaattaattaattaatgtatttaataaataattgaatttcaaaaccctttaaaaaatattttgtcagtCACTTAAAATACCAACACACTTCAAAATTTCAACCAATCATAAATTGTCACGATGTTTTATTACAGTGTTCTTCGGTGAGACTTGTAAAGGGGGTCGATACATCTACTATCGCGGGTACAGTACCACAAAGAGAAGCAATCTGGGTTAAAAACCCGGTGGTACTGCGGCACCCACCGCCGACTGGGGTGCCACGGGGCTATCAGCACCATTGAAGACGATATTATCAAGTGTAATGATAACCACAACCACCCCGAAGTGCATTACGAACGATTTTAAGGAGGTTCTTAACTCGATGCTTGTTTCTGTTCACTGCGTATACATTtatgaacagatttttttttcaaagtttttatatttttaaaattggttcacACACATTAAAGGTATTAACATCGCTAAAGACTTTACCTCTATCTGAATTTCACAAATTATAAGAAAACTAGAATCCGATGTAATATACCAAGTTTCAAAGTTACGAACATTTTGTTTGTAGCTTTTCAGAAACATACGACGAAAAAGTTTAACTTGCTAAATTATGAATTATATTTAGTCTTCCTCTATACGAGTATGCATGCCATATCAATTAACCAATTAACGTAAGAAATTCGGCCAGTTGTGTCTTGACTACCTCTGTAATAGGTAATCTAGCAACGcgttaaaaacaatattttgtattttttagccATCTACGTACCAAAGTGGGATGGTCGTAGGATGCTCCATTTCCGAGGCTACAGGTACTCGCAGCACATCCGCAATGGGCCAAAGACACGATGGCGATGCTCCACCCACACTCGGCGCGGCTGCACCGctaaaatacatacctacaatgATCTGATCATCAAATGCAACGATATACATAACCATTAGTTCCTAATCGAAAAGTAAGATTTGACAGTTGTAAGCATACGTAGCATCTTGGTAGCATtctcaatatatgtatttagttTTGTATCATGACTGCAACCAAGGCATGTTCTTGGTATTTTAAGCggcgattacactgagtcgttcacctAACGCGGTTCAAACTACTTAGGACAACGAACGTCCTCTTATACTACCGTGTTCTTCACACTTTtacggtcgccgcatgcagcatgcggcgaacgacttagTGGAATTGCCGCTTTAGTCCTTTTCTGATTACGAGAGGGCGCTAACGGATAAGGACAACCACATTAAAAATTCAACTTTTAAACATTATTACAAATAGAATCAGTAGTAGGATTGTATAATTTTCCTTTGTTTAATAACTTATGAAATGTGTAtgttttattaagtacctatgttgtaTTAAGTTATCAAAAAGAGGTAAACATAGTAGGAGGAAGGATCTCTATTCAGAGAGGAAACCGTCGACATTTTTTGTAATGAAAAAACAGACCTCTTAAGAACCACTAGTTTTACTTTTTCTTTAAGTTATCTAGAGTGCAGATGCCAACATAATGCTACGTCTATAGCAACGTGGAGAAAAGATAGGTACCAAAAATTTACTGCTTATTTTATTTCTGCCAATTTGCAGTGTGAAACAGTAAGTGTACAAAGTGCTCTATGTATTTTGAACAAACAATCGTAGATAGTTGTCGCTACATACGTAGAGTAAAACATGTACTTACTACAGCAATCTTAATTTAAACTGTAGTAAGTGGTTTAGATTTATTAAACGGAATAGATGCTTTCAATTGCTCCATACCGCGCAGATAATTGCTAGCAACTcggcaaatttaaatttaatttaattaaatgcccGTATAAAGGCGTCATACGTTGTGATAGTTATGTATATGTGTTGTAATGATTGGAAATATATATTAAAggatttaaatgtaattaatacaataacaaacgaatttattataagtttaataAATTGGTAAGCCATTAATTAATACCACGTGCCcgcctttttatttttcatttaatattttttaccaaatagGCACCGGGATCAAATGATATTCACAATTTCTTTGTTTTGTTGAGTGTTGAATGAGTtttcatcaataaaaaaatgattatagTATACACTATTTaattgactgtactttttattgcatCGTCATCGGGTCTACATATAACTCTTCTTAGATCAATAATTCTTCTTAGACTGGATTACGATTGAtgctaatattatgtatttgtttCGAAATAAAGGGACAAATTTtgattgcaagatttgattacatcaaatagaagcttgtaactaatattattttgtaccaACTTTCTTTCAGCCCTATTTGAATCCAATAGAAGAGGTAACCCTGTTCTATGTCACAAAGGCTACAAGTATACTTACCATCGGCAGTCGCAGAATGGGTTGAAGAAACGATGGCACTGCGCAACTCACCGACATGTAGGCTGCACTGCCGCAGCTTTTACCGTTGAAAACGAGGTTATTAAATGCAGCGGAACTCATAAACATTgagaatattatattttgaacataaaactaacGTGAGACGcactcatatttaataaataaatccagataactcacgtcttaaatcgagtttagcgcaACGTGTTTAAGACTAATTCGTGGCCCTAAAAGACTAGTTcttggagcaacgcgactctgCGGCTGCTAGAAAGCGCACTGCGTGCAACCGCCTTGCTTGcggatttatttaattatattattttgaactTATTAATTATGACCATAACTCGAAACTCAATCGATATATTGCTAAAGTTGCCTCAACGTTTATGACAGATTGCAGCGGTCATCGTCACGATTAGATTCATGATTTACTCACCGCAGCCACTGcaatatacataggtatatgGCCGAAGCGTCCAGGTGGTTTTAGCAATTTCTTATCGTGTGATAAGTCCCGTGTTGTgatattaggtacttttataaggacatttacatttaaatcacaAAGCATAGGAAAGATGATAAAACTTCTTCCAATAAACTCTGAACAAGACAGACATATAagaggtaggtacatataagaTGATAGACATATATAAGAGGTACCTAACTACTTTATTTGGCCTAAGCCAATGAGTGTATCAAATAGCAGTAAATTGGCACAAACTATATAGTTAACGAGTAGAAAATTGAGAGAAactaagacaaaaaaaaacgtctgtgtcatttatcaaaaataatattttaccatgactttgtatttttattattttgatattaacCCCTTGGTCAGTAATGTGGGAACATAGTGTAATGTAAGTTCCAGAAATGCGTTAATTATTTAGGTACTCCTAACCTTagttacatattataataataaacgtgatgcttgaaaattttgttttactttatcaCTGACACGTTAACCACGGATAGGATTTGGATAATATTATACACTGTGATACCTTTATATCAAAATAAGATTCTTTTTATATCATTTTTATACGATTTTTTCTCCTGACTACCTACTtgttgttgactatacttgtagTGTTTTCTAAGCTACGTATTTCTGAGTACCAATTTTCCAATCAATCTGACTATTGGAACTGGACCAAGGTAAATTGCAaaatatgaaacaaacaaataaatattacgagGTAAAGCTAATAAGAACCTTGTTAAAATTCCCCGTAATCAATTAAATAATGACACAACTGATGATTTAAATGACCAACATAACACACTTATAAGAGAACTTTACCGGAAcataaaaaggaaaattttgATGATATCAACGGGTAGGGTAGATCGGGTGGAAGGGCTCGTAAgagataaggccgcctattactTACTTTGTAAATTTTCTCTCTGTTTACCTATTTCTGTATCAATTACTATtcatggtgtacaataaagagttattgtagtGTAGTCTGTAATatagaaaaatgaaaatttgcttaGAGGTTCCTTTTAAAATGTAGATGCGGAATAAGTAAGGATGCCTAATTTCCCTCGGGATAGGCGGTTCAGCAACGAGGAAGAACCCATGAACGAGCTTTAGCTCCATACAGACCTATTTTTGTTTCGTTACAGCAAATATTTTATCGaccattttataatttagttgtgatttttaaattatttattttatgttaaaattaatatttttatttcgtaaaCGGAGTAAGATTTTTCCTGACAATTATTATTAGATTTAGAATTAGTATTTTATATGTTTCCAGtccattatatacctacaaggAATGGTGGTCATGTATCAAGGTTACGCATACCATCGGAAGAGTCACAACGCCTTTAAAATTCGCTGGCAGTGTGGCAAAAACTACAAGCATAAATGTAACGCCGGAGTGCACACATTAGGAGACCAAGTCAACAAAACTTACGGATTTCATAATCATTAACTGTTAtgataagaaaaaaatcattcagTTACACGATTTTTGCGTGATGTAGAAGGAACAGCCCTTAgtcaaaatattgaaaaatattctTATAATTACAACgtatccgtccgtctgtccttAGCTTTGCTCTTTTCTTgacttaagtaggtatatatatttttgacctTTCTCGCCATTGAAGCTTTTAGGTAAGTCGAATTCTTATACTTTGAgcaaatttgatcaaaaacatgTGAAAGTTGGATCATTGCTCAGAAGtataagaactcgactgtataaaTGTCTGCTACTAATTTAGTTATTACTTTTGTaaaaaactaagttttttttttcgtcttcctattgaataaataaataatttcttaaattttttatttatagaaaattgCAGCTCTAATAATTTTTCTCAAgaagtataaatataatttagagAGTTAATTTTGCAGTAAAACACGTTGTTCACTTATTTACGTTGGTATTTTCATGTAGCAGCAGACAAAGCAGAAGTGTTCATTCGTATTGAACGATATCCGACGCCATACGAATGTACACTTTTTCaatgaaaagtttttaagtgaatttgtatttgtatttgtgttgaatttgtatttattcTCTTTCAGTTCAATTCTTGCTCACTAAGGCCGGAGGACGCATGCTCTTCTACCAGGGACATAAGTATCATCGCCAGAGCCACAATCAGTACAAGACTCGGTGGCAGTGTGTGCACAATCGCCCTTTTAGATGTTTAGCCGTCGTACACACGTATGACGACGAAGTCATCAAAATTAATGGCACTCATAATCATGATTAACATGAATTAGGAGTTTACACATCTAGGTTACCGGTTTAAATCACTACCGTTCAATTGTTTATTTtgggaattaaaaaaatgaacataGGCGACTTGCAAGGACTTAATATCATAGTTCGTGTTCGTACTTTTAATAAAAGGAGCGTTCAGGTATTACGTAACCTAATTTTTGAagatttatagttttttgattGCTTTATCACATTTTTATCGGTATTTGAACGTACATTTGTGGCGCTTGATGCTGTTATTAGCCTACTTATCTGTGggttgatttttgaaataatacctTAAAAAAATCCAGTTCGAAAATGGTCCAAATTGGTGTTATTTTCGAAATAGAAAATTACAGCTCTAATCAATTTTGTCAAGTaatctaaattttatttagaGCAGTAATTTTGcaacaaaatacattttttaactattatttgCGAAGGTACTTTCATGTATTTCAAAATCGGCGCCCTAGCCGCGACTTAGTTTTTGTATTGTTCTAAGTTTTAAGTGAATCTATTCTCTTTCAGTTCAATTCTTGCGCACCAAGGCCGGAGGACGCAAGCTCGTCTACCAGGGACACAAGTATCATCGCCAGAGCCACAATCAGCACAAGACTCGGTGGCAGTGCGGGAACTATCGCCCTTTTAGATGTTCAGCCGTCGTACACACGTATGACGACGAAGTCATCAAAATTAATGGGACTCATAATCATGATTAACATGAGTAAGGGTTCACACATCGAGGGGGGCGGGTCTGACagtttgtgacacaggaacaaaaaaatatcatataatGTGACAATAGGGGGGAAGGGGGCTAAAACGTGACTATGTTAGGAAAAATCATCACCCTTACTTAAATTGTAtgaacattaaaataatataaataaaaaatattaatttttgtttttctatagaATAAATTACTACtctttagttatttaataaagagtcattgtattgtattgtatttatttcaggAAATACGCAAAACGAGAACGAGGACCTGCAAATATAAAATGGTTtgtaatttaaacaaatatatGGTTTCTGGCCTCAGTCTTAAATCATGATAGTCGATGAAGATTTTCTAAATGGGTTATCTCGAACCCACGCATCACTAAAACCTCGAATAAAGCAGCAAACTCGTTAATGTAAAGCAAAAGTGTTTATCCACACACGAAACTTAGTTTTTGTACTTAGTTTTAagtgaatttattatttttcagttcAATTCTTGCGCACCAAGGCTGGTGGACGCATCCTCTTATACCAGGGATACAAATATCATCGACAGAGCCAGAATCAGTTAAAGACTCGGTGGCAGTGCGGGAACCATCGCCCTTTTAGATGTTCAGCAGTCGTGCACACGTATAACGACGAAGTCATCAGAATTAATGGTACTCATAATCATTATAATCATTACTAATATGACACATCTAAGGTCTGGCGGTTTGTGATACAGGAATAAACGCCCAGTATTCATACAATGTGATAAGAGGGGGCGCTTAACAGATCAAAATTAATGTTAGAACAAAGTCATCAACCTTATCTTAATTGTATGAGAATTCGTCTTCCTTTGGTGTAAATCacaaattttcataataatactatggggggggggggggtgagtAAAGGTTATAAgcgtgacgtaatttatggaaaGCGCGTAATACAATGTGTTGtgtacattttttaatactacgTTAGAAAAAAGTCATGAAATCTACCTAAATTATATGACAaggacattaatttaatttactaccT is a window from the Choristoneura fumiferana chromosome 13, NRCan_CFum_1, whole genome shotgun sequence genome containing:
- the LOC141434522 gene encoding uncharacterized protein — translated: MIKLLPINSEQDRHIRVQFLLTKAGGRMLFYQGHKYHRQSHNQYKTRWQCVHNRPFRCLAVFNSCAPRPEDASSSTRDTSIIARATISTRLGGSAGTIALLDVQPSYTLQFLRTKAGGRILLYQGYKYHRQSQNQLKTRWQCGNHRPFRCSAVVHTYNDEVIRINELLFLPSTRGSRILFFAGYKFHRHYATGVKARWHCATRRKHGCLASLITVEDKINIKANCRIMHNHEPEEYPELGDYLKRPEHVDVK